The Kineothrix sp. MB12-C1 genome includes a window with the following:
- a CDS encoding carbohydrate ABC transporter permease — translation MNTTKKKGFDTVAFTFIAPAFIFFTLFIIIPTVSSVYYSFTSWDGVSPVVNFVGAANYKEIFTSTRFSNALRNTVILTFFISIVENAMALGLALIVDNVKWGKNFFRSAFYIPVLISGIVSGFIWKIMYNYNFGIFNAVLENLRLSNLKQDWLGNASLTLLMIGLVLIWKGVGYYMIIYLASLQSVSPDLIEAAQIDGASPVQRFKAITIPLISGAFTINFTLSLINGLKVFDQINVMTDGGPGFTSETLVYLLYKVGFNEGRQGFGTAVGIMLLFIIIILNTVQQKFLKSREVQM, via the coding sequence ATGAATACGACAAAGAAAAAGGGCTTTGATACAGTTGCATTTACCTTCATTGCTCCTGCATTTATCTTTTTTACATTATTTATCATTATACCTACCGTATCCAGTGTGTATTACAGCTTTACCTCTTGGGACGGTGTCAGCCCTGTCGTGAATTTTGTGGGGGCTGCTAATTATAAAGAAATTTTCACCAGTACGAGATTCAGTAATGCACTTAGGAATACGGTGATTCTTACTTTTTTTATTTCTATTGTGGAAAATGCTATGGCGCTTGGTCTGGCATTAATAGTTGACAACGTAAAATGGGGGAAAAACTTTTTCAGAAGTGCTTTTTATATTCCTGTTTTAATCAGCGGTATCGTTTCGGGTTTCATCTGGAAAATTATGTATAACTACAATTTTGGTATCTTTAATGCAGTGTTGGAAAATCTGAGACTTTCTAATTTGAAACAGGATTGGCTGGGAAATGCGAGCTTAACTTTGCTGATGATAGGATTGGTACTTATCTGGAAGGGCGTGGGATATTATATGATTATTTACCTGGCTTCCCTGCAAAGTGTTTCTCCTGATTTAATTGAGGCGGCACAGATTGACGGGGCAAGTCCCGTACAGAGGTTTAAAGCAATTACGATTCCTCTGATATCCGGTGCTTTTACTATCAACTTCACATTGTCTTTGATCAATGGGTTAAAGGTATTTGATCAAATTAATGTTATGACAGACGGAGGACCGGGATTTACATCCGAAACATTGGTCTATCTGCTTTATAAGGTAGGATTTAATGAAGGCAGACAGGGGTTTGGTACAGCAGTGGGAATTATGCTGTTATTTATTATCATAATCCTTAACACCGTTCAGCAGAAATTTCTGAAAAGCAGGGAGGTGCAGATGTAA
- a CDS encoding carbohydrate ABC transporter permease, whose amino-acid sequence MGRKVKPGSIILLVVTILLAFLFIYPVLFALMSAFKSNGDILKSPIAFPTSLYIQNFRDLFAQSDFARAILNSVFLTVVSEILIVCIVPMAAYGIERRKSRTTAFIYIYFLAGMMIPFHLYMFPLFKEMKMLHLFGNMAGPILCYISGSIAFGSLLYCSFLKGVPLEIEEAAMIDGCTPFQTFWKVTFPLLGPCTGSMVILNGLGIWNDYLMPYLVLPSGKAKTITVEIAGFVGQYTARWDIVFAGTVISIVPALIIFCMFQKYFVKGITAGAAKG is encoded by the coding sequence ATGGGAAGAAAAGTAAAACCGGGAAGTATTATACTGCTTGTTGTAACAATTTTACTGGCATTTTTATTTATTTATCCTGTATTATTCGCATTAATGTCAGCCTTTAAGAGCAATGGTGATATTTTAAAAAGTCCGATAGCATTTCCCACCTCTTTGTACATACAGAATTTTAGAGATTTGTTCGCGCAGTCAGATTTTGCAAGGGCCATATTAAATTCCGTATTCCTTACGGTAGTATCGGAAATTTTGATCGTATGTATCGTTCCGATGGCAGCATATGGAATTGAAAGAAGAAAAAGCAGAACCACTGCTTTCATCTATATTTACTTTTTGGCGGGAATGATGATACCTTTTCATTTATACATGTTTCCCTTGTTTAAAGAAATGAAGATGCTTCATTTATTCGGTAATATGGCAGGACCGATCTTATGCTATATTTCCGGCTCTATCGCTTTCGGAAGTCTGCTGTATTGCAGCTTTTTAAAAGGGGTACCATTGGAAATAGAAGAAGCGGCTATGATAGATGGATGTACTCCTTTTCAAACCTTCTGGAAAGTAACCTTCCCTTTGTTAGGACCTTGTACGGGTTCCATGGTTATTCTCAATGGACTGGGGATATGGAATGATTATTTAATGCCTTATTTAGTGTTGCCAAGCGGAAAAGCAAAGACCATTACTGTTGAAATTGCAGGATTTGTAGGGCAGTATACGGCAAGGTGGGATATTGTATTTGCAGGGACTGTGATTTCCATTGTACCGGCGCTCATTATCTTTTGTATGTTCCAGAAGTATTTTGTGAAGGGAATTACAGCCGGAGCGGCGAAAGGATAG
- a CDS encoding sensor histidine kinase — translation MIIGKGLLLMIKEKVRGKFKIKRNGWNLYQKFTVTIILLGLVPMIIISTFIANRMIKDYTNALSTQYEQAAGYVSSSMASMLDSYNTISKMPYYYNFGTAGEWDSYLSFDKFRQIIYGDGYEAETIEEERKKDMGNFLQYVQSVDPYINGVHIIAQDEKENKLSFHYSNYNTFFADEDLFEEMVSYEEIDRQYNKLMLIPTHATSYFYGTPDMVFTVARNYFDLRGTVGHTPYVGTIFIDVDLKKMERIFSSVEFTGNEVFYVINEENDCFYSNEEERIGNNITYVLENLRQSDKQLVITTKDNGYGLQVVVVMNTEIAYGAIKNMQHMMYFFIGASVIALFAGSVFFSKRLTRPMHEMMDQMSLVETGNFDIELPVRSGDEIGILAERFNQMSSALKKYINQSYVSQIKQSEAELTALKSQIYPHFLYNTLEIIRMTALEEKGHEKVPEMIESLSEQIRYLIGPMQDVVPLEQEIDIVRKYVYLLNCRIEGKVQITVAAQGASRILVPKLILQPIIENAYVHGIKPKNGNGSIMIEIAKQGNMLEILIMDNGVGMDDVAIDKINSLLEGNEPGIKNEYNWQSIGLKNVHDRIRYLYGDEYGIRITSTLAVGTMVRLILPLREADTND, via the coding sequence ATGATAATCGGGAAGGGACTTTTGCTTATGATTAAGGAGAAGGTAAGGGGAAAATTCAAGATCAAGAGAAACGGGTGGAATCTATATCAGAAATTTACAGTTACGATCATCCTGCTTGGGTTGGTTCCTATGATTATTATTTCGACTTTTATCGCGAATCGGATGATTAAGGATTATACCAATGCGCTGAGTACACAGTATGAGCAGGCAGCAGGATATGTGTCTTCCAGTATGGCGTCTATGCTGGATTCATACAATACGATTTCCAAAATGCCTTATTACTATAATTTCGGAACGGCGGGGGAGTGGGATAGCTACTTGTCCTTTGATAAGTTCCGCCAGATCATTTACGGAGATGGGTATGAAGCGGAAACGATTGAAGAAGAACGAAAAAAGGATATGGGGAATTTTCTTCAATATGTGCAGAGTGTAGATCCGTATATTAATGGGGTGCACATCATTGCACAGGATGAGAAGGAGAATAAATTATCCTTTCATTACAGTAACTATAATACTTTTTTTGCAGATGAAGATCTGTTCGAAGAAATGGTCAGTTATGAGGAAATCGACAGGCAATATAATAAGCTGATGCTGATACCTACTCATGCAACTTCTTATTTTTATGGAACACCCGATATGGTATTTACCGTAGCGAGGAATTATTTCGATTTGCGGGGAACTGTTGGACACACTCCTTATGTAGGCACGATTTTTATTGATGTCGATTTAAAAAAGATGGAACGGATATTCAGCAGTGTGGAGTTCACGGGTAATGAAGTATTTTATGTAATAAACGAGGAAAATGATTGTTTCTATAGTAATGAAGAGGAAAGAATAGGAAATAATATTACTTATGTGCTCGAAAACTTAAGACAATCGGACAAGCAGCTTGTAATAACAACAAAGGATAATGGTTACGGATTGCAGGTTGTTGTCGTCATGAATACAGAAATTGCTTATGGTGCGATCAAAAATATGCAGCATATGATGTATTTTTTTATCGGAGCATCTGTGATTGCCCTGTTTGCAGGTTCGGTATTTTTCTCTAAGCGATTGACAAGGCCAATGCACGAGATGATGGATCAGATGTCATTAGTGGAAACCGGTAATTTTGATATTGAGCTGCCTGTTCGCTCCGGAGATGAAATTGGCATATTGGCAGAGCGGTTCAATCAGATGAGCAGTGCCCTGAAAAAATACATCAACCAATCTTATGTGTCACAAATCAAGCAGAGTGAAGCAGAGCTGACTGCTTTGAAATCACAGATTTATCCTCACTTTTTGTATAATACTCTTGAGATTATACGGATGACCGCTTTGGAAGAAAAAGGGCATGAAAAAGTGCCTGAAATGATAGAATCTTTATCAGAGCAGATTCGCTATTTGATTGGTCCTATGCAGGATGTTGTACCGTTGGAACAGGAAATTGATATTGTGAGAAAATATGTGTATCTTTTAAATTGCAGAATCGAAGGAAAGGTACAGATTACGGTAGCGGCTCAGGGAGCGTCCAGGATACTGGTACCCAAGCTGATTTTACAGCCTATCATAGAAAATGCCTATGTTCATGGGATCAAACCTAAAAACGGAAATGGCAGTATTATGATTGAAATCGCAAAGCAGGGGAATATGCTGGAAATTTTGATTATGGACAATGGGGTAGGTATGGATGATGTTGCAATTGACAAGATAAACAGTCTTTTAGAAGGAAATGAGCCGGGAATTAAGAATGAATACAATTGGCAAAGCATCGGACTTAAAAATGTACATGACAGAATTCGCTATCTTTACGGAGACGAGTATGGTATCAGAATCACAAGTACCTTGGCAGTAGGAACGATGGTACGGCTGATTTTGCCCTTAAGGGAGGCGGATACAAATGATTAA
- a CDS encoding response regulator transcription factor, with translation MIKMLLADDEPIITRGIGKLVDWEKLGIEIIGAYEDGRKALEAIVHQEPDIALLDISMPGMTGVEVLKECKAMKVSTRIVFISGFQDFEYAKAALQHGAVDYLLKPIIKEELLKAVEKCIVLNQGEYQVKQENKEQPLQENEIDYRPLVEAEDTIYVPIYAEVVYKKEESGQMKKLIHFSFKSFLEEYLRETQKGITFLKEEKIVIVLKGVSKGQTREIIEGIWTEALRVTGHRTFFVIGEEIHSMGEIPGMFARCLEREGYLFFADQMQVPIITLGEKVFAGKADSDILSETRQKLWDAVIAQNTELAESTYKQYGKQVCRMAEGKKEDACFYLCTAVRLIEEKCVSLGLAGRNPEMKELLETGRSCNSFNEMLVYFEGEFKEYLAAVKSVAVNNEKREIIKAKEYIENHYKENLSLGVLAEEMHMNPYYFSSFFKKNAGENFKDYVNRIRINHAVSLLLSTDRKVYEIASEVGFGDIRAFNEAFQRIYKETPSNYRKRVSK, from the coding sequence ATGATTAAAATGCTATTAGCGGATGATGAGCCTATTATTACAAGAGGAATTGGGAAGCTGGTGGATTGGGAGAAGCTGGGAATAGAAATTATAGGAGCATATGAAGACGGAAGAAAAGCGCTGGAAGCTATTGTGCATCAAGAACCTGATATTGCTCTTCTTGATATTTCTATGCCGGGAATGACCGGAGTAGAAGTATTAAAAGAATGTAAGGCTATGAAGGTAAGCACTCGGATAGTCTTTATCAGTGGTTTTCAGGATTTTGAATATGCGAAAGCAGCTCTTCAACATGGTGCGGTCGATTATCTGTTAAAGCCGATAATCAAGGAGGAATTGTTAAAGGCAGTAGAAAAATGTATTGTTTTAAATCAAGGGGAATATCAGGTAAAGCAGGAAAACAAGGAGCAGCCTCTGCAAGAAAATGAGATAGACTATAGACCGTTGGTGGAAGCAGAGGATACTATATATGTACCAATCTATGCAGAGGTGGTATATAAAAAAGAGGAAAGCGGTCAGATGAAAAAGCTCATACATTTTTCTTTTAAGAGCTTTTTGGAAGAATATCTGAGAGAAACACAAAAAGGAATTACTTTCTTAAAAGAAGAAAAGATCGTGATAGTATTAAAAGGTGTAAGTAAAGGGCAGACAAGGGAGATAATAGAAGGAATATGGACGGAAGCCTTGAGAGTAACAGGACATAGAACCTTCTTTGTCATAGGAGAGGAAATCCATTCTATGGGGGAAATTCCGGGAATGTTTGCCAGGTGTCTGGAAAGAGAGGGGTATCTTTTCTTTGCAGACCAGATGCAGGTACCGATTATTACATTGGGAGAAAAGGTATTTGCAGGGAAGGCAGATTCGGATATTTTAAGCGAAACCAGACAGAAACTATGGGACGCAGTTATTGCACAGAATACGGAATTGGCGGAAAGTACTTATAAACAGTATGGGAAGCAAGTTTGCCGTATGGCAGAAGGGAAAAAAGAGGATGCTTGCTTTTATTTATGTACTGCAGTACGTCTCATAGAAGAAAAATGCGTATCACTTGGTCTGGCAGGAAGAAATCCTGAAATGAAGGAGTTATTGGAAACAGGAAGAAGCTGCAATAGTTTCAATGAAATGCTCGTATATTTCGAAGGGGAGTTTAAGGAATATTTGGCTGCCGTGAAATCAGTTGCGGTCAACAATGAGAAAAGGGAAATTATAAAAGCAAAGGAATATATTGAAAATCACTACAAAGAAAATCTTTCTTTGGGTGTACTGGCAGAAGAAATGCATATGAATCCCTATTACTTCAGCAGCTTTTTTAAGAAGAATGCAGGTGAGAATTTCAAGGATTATGTGAATCGTATAAGGATTAATCATGCAGTTTCTTTATTATTATCCACAGATAGGAAGGTATATGAAATTGCGTCAGAGGTGGGGTTTGGAGATATAAGAGCTTTTAATGAAGCCTTTCAAAGAATATATAAGGAAACCCCAAGCAATTATAGAAAAAGAGTTAGTAAATAA
- a CDS encoding extracellular solute-binding protein produces the protein MKKNLLKRIFTAFLAAAMMLTMLAGCGGTSTSTDSTQTEASNVPAAETDSTQSQLEPVTLTLWSCSDKYSAQDEVLAAFCEKYKDQLNIDKIEYNFVSFGDYEDKMTSLVAGGDDFDGFYVSDWMLYTKMANKGAFLPLNSLMEQYAPTLYQTYLDNGSTVSCSIGGEMVALPWVRQKSSKPILFYRKDLAEQYGVDTSKLETIEDLDAFLTDANEKISNIITFESGFPRGNTYSDVLSILHCKYEMDSLNYHMYTYDYNAESITLQPIEQTEMFKEAVTWMKKWYDGGIVSKNELSETDTKMFENGKTFAKIGLMENAQQGVAFNIAGAEYGWAEIYPDGKHRLDSPLNNAFAINKNAANPERLLMLLELLNTDEEAYDMFMYGIEGMTYVKGEDGSIQYPEGQDASTSTYLGWFNWPFVREQFNKPSGIITQEALDNELKWLQKDNFVMSPLTGFNPDTSEIKTELAQRDQLYDEQGKLLLAGITGGDDVDTAIRKYIDKQTAAGIDKITAFMQTQSDLYTGN, from the coding sequence ATGAAAAAAAATTTACTCAAGCGAATCTTCACCGCTTTCCTCGCTGCTGCAATGATGCTCACAATGCTTGCAGGCTGCGGAGGAACATCGACTTCCACAGACAGCACTCAAACAGAGGCATCTAATGTCCCCGCCGCAGAAACTGACAGCACACAGTCTCAATTGGAACCTGTTACATTAACGCTCTGGTCCTGTTCCGATAAATATTCTGCTCAGGATGAAGTACTCGCTGCTTTTTGCGAAAAATATAAAGACCAGTTAAATATCGATAAAATTGAATATAATTTCGTTTCCTTTGGCGATTATGAAGACAAAATGACTTCTCTTGTTGCCGGCGGTGACGATTTTGACGGATTCTATGTTTCAGACTGGATGCTTTACACTAAAATGGCAAACAAAGGGGCTTTTCTTCCTTTAAACAGCTTAATGGAGCAATATGCTCCTACTTTATACCAGACCTATCTCGATAACGGCAGTACGGTTTCCTGTAGTATTGGAGGTGAAATGGTAGCGCTCCCCTGGGTTCGTCAAAAAAGTTCAAAGCCTATCCTTTTCTATAGGAAAGACCTCGCCGAACAATATGGTGTAGACACCTCCAAGTTAGAAACCATTGAAGATTTGGATGCTTTCCTTACAGACGCAAACGAAAAAATTTCAAATATCATTACCTTTGAATCCGGTTTTCCAAGGGGGAATACCTATAGTGATGTGCTTTCTATCTTGCATTGTAAATACGAAATGGATTCTTTAAATTACCATATGTATACCTACGATTACAATGCAGAATCCATTACCTTACAGCCCATTGAGCAAACAGAAATGTTTAAAGAAGCCGTTACCTGGATGAAAAAATGGTATGACGGAGGAATTGTTTCAAAAAATGAGTTATCTGAGACAGATACTAAAATGTTCGAAAACGGAAAAACCTTTGCCAAGATAGGGTTAATGGAGAATGCCCAACAGGGAGTTGCGTTCAACATCGCTGGTGCGGAGTATGGATGGGCAGAAATTTATCCTGACGGAAAACACCGCCTCGATTCCCCTTTAAATAATGCTTTTGCAATCAATAAAAATGCAGCTAATCCCGAAAGACTCTTAATGCTCTTAGAATTATTAAATACAGACGAAGAAGCATATGATATGTTTATGTATGGTATAGAAGGTATGACCTATGTAAAAGGCGAAGACGGTTCCATTCAATATCCTGAAGGACAGGATGCTTCTACTTCTACTTATCTCGGATGGTTTAACTGGCCTTTTGTAAGAGAACAATTCAATAAACCCTCCGGCATTATTACACAGGAAGCCTTAGATAATGAGTTGAAATGGTTACAAAAGGATAACTTTGTAATGTCTCCTTTAACAGGCTTCAACCCTGATACAAGCGAAATCAAAACAGAACTGGCTCAGCGCGATCAATTATATGATGAACAAGGCAAGCTGCTGTTAGCAGGTATTACAGGCGGTGATGATGTAGATACCGCCATCCGGAAATACATCGATAAACAAACCGCAGCCGGAATCGATAAAATCACAGCATTTATGCAAACACAATCCGACCTTTATACCGGAAATTAA